Proteins co-encoded in one bacterium genomic window:
- a CDS encoding DUF4230 domain-containing protein, translating into MLALNTPVLLLATTANSAPAWNASRALTYSIGFLVLGLLLGIVAVLLFLYLTGRLVGKSVEKGIGTTGDVSQSAIETTGKVVTATVETVGDVAEKVTEAVSEGVSAFGHAISEFVKTRDSEVLYAAIAEMKPTLEMTTFKMRSIVYHKLERKKALRGRSVLIQVMPVQASYGYDLNGLNAEDIRFDAEANRLTIVLPPLRVLALEKGDAKEIFSTFAVFGGEPSHELLRESQRSLDERMRQFARSAESLSMAEELSRSSFMQLIEMMFIAVPEEARPRQIELLARPREEYSIELPKPLQLEAHHEPDDDFSSQVDVEVDDEPVEFDEVDGEIDER; encoded by the coding sequence ATGCTCGCTCTGAACACTCCAGTCCTGCTCCTCGCCACCACGGCCAATTCCGCTCCGGCATGGAATGCCTCACGCGCGTTGACGTACAGCATCGGCTTCCTTGTCCTGGGTCTCCTGCTGGGCATCGTGGCTGTCTTGCTCTTCCTGTACCTGACCGGAAGGCTCGTTGGCAAATCGGTCGAGAAGGGCATCGGCACAACCGGCGATGTTTCCCAATCGGCGATTGAGACGACCGGCAAGGTTGTCACTGCAACTGTGGAAACTGTCGGCGATGTTGCGGAGAAAGTAACTGAAGCCGTCTCCGAAGGCGTCTCCGCGTTCGGACACGCGATCTCAGAATTCGTGAAGACGCGCGACTCGGAAGTTCTGTACGCCGCAATTGCCGAGATGAAACCGACGCTCGAGATGACGACCTTCAAAATGCGGTCGATCGTCTATCACAAGCTGGAGCGAAAGAAGGCGCTGCGCGGTCGCAGTGTTCTCATCCAGGTTATGCCCGTGCAGGCGAGCTACGGCTACGACCTGAATGGACTCAATGCAGAGGACATTCGCTTCGACGCCGAGGCAAATCGCCTGACCATCGTGCTGCCGCCTCTGCGCGTTCTCGCCTTGGAAAAGGGGGACGCAAAGGAGATCTTCTCGACCTTTGCAGTCTTTGGCGGCGAGCCCAGCCATGAACTGCTTCGCGAATCGCAGCGCTCTCTCGACGAGCGCATGCGCCAGTTCGCCCGCTCGGCCGAGTCGCTCTCAATGGCGGAGGAACTCTCGCGCTCATCCTTCATGCAACTGATCGAGATGATGTTTATCGCCGTGCCGGAGGAAGCCCGTCCGCGCCAGATCGAACTGCTGGCGCGACCGCGTGAGGAGTATTCGATCGAGTTGCCAAAGCCCCTGCAGTTGGAGGCGCATCACGAACCTGACGACGACTTCTCCAGTCAGGTTGATGTTGAAGTGGATGACGAGCCCGTGGAGTTCGATGAGGTGGATGGGGAAATCGATGAGCGATGA
- the priA gene encoding primosomal protein N': MTASPEFVDVAVNRPLDPLTYRVPEELRDEISPGWLVEVPLGTKNAIGCVVSVRSETDGLDASAIKAIIRRASPEYLIDTSLMKLARFIADYYFCSYGEALAAASIVGFHHVASSSLPVFRLREDWRAHAGALTKRQLQVCESLDEQSRPIETKSSLARLAGSTPPTIAKLEQAGLLISATPSIPEPDRKLPEPDSDHVLIPGQQEAFAEICRSLDKQEFRTYLLHGITGSGKTEIYLQAMARVLDRGQSALCLVPEISLTPQTVHRFESRFRTEIGVFHSQMTRRDKLFLYRKIESGRVRIVIGARSAIFAPLPNLGLIVVDEEHDGSYKQGEVPRYHARDIAIVRGQRLGIPVVLGSATPSMESYQNAAMDKYRLLHLPDRASGMELPPVRIVDLAREVAEGRGAGNFSNELIEAIRTRLERGEQSLLFLNRRGFSNFLFCPSCKWVARCEQDDVSLTVHKPRDSRAKKSDTASALDLFEKPIAETSAYLRCHFCGERHNAPSACPECGNEDLMTVGSGTQRIEEEISEIFPDANLLRLDYDTAGGREGFLRAWKKMTSGEADIILGTQMVAKGHHLERVTLVGVILADVGLFIPDFRAEERTFTLLTQVAGRAGRATKGEVIFQTYMPNHTAIRFAMAHDYEGFFAEELRRRRQLGFPPSGRLIALTFSDPDREKSYKASRMLAGILWRQRQQWGTRDLGITGPTIAPLARLGGRFRYRILLIGKSPKTLSKFLHAALADREFKMPSGVRLAIDVDPVDLL, translated from the coding sequence ATGACCGCATCCCCTGAATTTGTCGACGTTGCAGTCAATCGGCCGCTTGATCCGCTTACTTATCGGGTGCCGGAAGAACTTCGCGATGAGATTTCGCCCGGCTGGCTGGTCGAGGTTCCGCTCGGGACAAAGAATGCGATTGGCTGTGTTGTTTCAGTACGCTCTGAAACCGATGGTCTTGATGCCAGCGCCATCAAGGCTATCATTCGTCGTGCCTCGCCTGAGTATCTCATCGATACTTCACTGATGAAGCTCGCTCGCTTCATTGCGGATTACTACTTCTGCTCCTACGGGGAAGCGCTGGCGGCTGCTTCCATTGTTGGCTTCCACCATGTTGCCAGTTCCTCGTTGCCAGTCTTCCGCCTGCGCGAGGACTGGCGCGCGCATGCTGGTGCTCTGACGAAACGTCAGCTCCAGGTTTGCGAGTCGCTGGATGAGCAGAGTCGGCCGATAGAAACGAAGTCATCCCTCGCGCGATTGGCCGGTTCGACGCCTCCGACGATTGCGAAACTGGAGCAAGCTGGTCTGCTGATTTCCGCCACTCCGAGCATTCCCGAACCCGATCGTAAATTGCCCGAGCCAGACTCGGATCATGTGCTGATCCCAGGCCAGCAGGAGGCCTTCGCCGAAATCTGCCGTTCGCTCGACAAGCAGGAGTTCCGAACGTATCTGCTGCATGGAATCACCGGCAGCGGCAAGACAGAGATTTACCTGCAGGCAATGGCCCGCGTCCTCGATCGCGGCCAATCGGCGCTTTGCCTCGTACCGGAGATTTCGCTGACGCCGCAGACTGTTCATCGATTCGAGAGCCGCTTCCGCACAGAGATCGGCGTGTTCCACAGCCAGATGACGCGCCGCGATAAACTCTTCCTCTATCGAAAAATCGAATCCGGCCGCGTCCGAATTGTGATCGGAGCGCGCTCGGCGATCTTTGCCCCGCTGCCGAACCTCGGCCTCATCGTGGTCGATGAAGAACACGATGGCAGCTACAAGCAGGGGGAAGTGCCGCGCTATCATGCGCGCGACATTGCTATCGTGCGCGGACAACGTCTTGGTATCCCGGTCGTTTTGGGCAGCGCCACGCCGAGCATGGAGTCCTACCAGAATGCCGCCATGGACAAGTACCGGCTGCTGCATCTGCCGGATCGTGCATCGGGTATGGAATTGCCGCCGGTGCGCATTGTTGACCTTGCTCGTGAAGTTGCAGAAGGCCGCGGTGCGGGCAATTTCTCCAACGAGTTGATCGAGGCCATTCGTACACGCCTTGAGCGCGGCGAACAAAGCCTCCTCTTTCTCAATCGGCGCGGATTCTCGAATTTCCTGTTCTGTCCGTCATGTAAGTGGGTCGCACGCTGCGAGCAGGATGACGTCTCATTGACCGTCCATAAGCCACGAGACTCTCGGGCCAAGAAGTCAGATACGGCCAGCGCATTAGATCTCTTTGAGAAACCAATCGCGGAGACTTCCGCCTACCTTCGCTGTCACTTCTGCGGCGAGCGACACAACGCGCCATCCGCGTGCCCCGAATGTGGCAACGAGGATCTGATGACCGTTGGATCGGGGACGCAGCGCATCGAAGAGGAAATCTCGGAGATTTTCCCCGATGCAAACCTTCTCCGACTCGACTACGATACCGCCGGCGGGCGAGAGGGTTTCCTTCGCGCGTGGAAGAAGATGACCTCCGGCGAGGCGGATATCATTCTCGGCACGCAAATGGTTGCGAAGGGACATCATCTCGAGCGGGTCACGCTGGTCGGAGTGATCCTCGCGGACGTCGGGCTCTTCATCCCGGACTTCCGCGCGGAGGAACGCACCTTCACGCTTCTGACCCAGGTAGCTGGCCGAGCAGGGCGTGCCACGAAGGGCGAGGTGATCTTCCAGACCTACATGCCGAATCACACGGCAATCCGCTTTGCGATGGCGCACGACTATGAGGGTTTCTTTGCAGAGGAACTGCGCCGCCGTCGCCAGTTGGGATTCCCGCCGAGCGGTCGCCTCATTGCGCTGACATTCAGCGATCCCGATCGCGAAAAATCCTACAAGGCCTCGCGCATGCTGGCTGGAATTCTCTGGCGTCAGCGCCAGCAGTGGGGGACACGCGACCTGGGTATCACAGGGCCGACCATCGCGCCCCTTGCCCGCCTGGGCGGGCGTTTTCGGTATCGCATTCTACTGATCGGGAAGTCGCCCAAGACCCTCTCAAAGTTCCTGCATGCCGCGCTGGCCGATCGCGAATTCAAGATGCCATCCGGCGTTCGACTCGCCATCGACGTTGATCCGGTCGACCTGCTGTAG
- a CDS encoding DNA-protecting protein DprA, translated as MEVYIADQDTLSSDQWRLLAEAQSSAGLKGTLFAAGNPKLLTQPLVGIAGSRSAEGWALTALEALAGNLAHEGLAVVSGGAKGTDIAAHRGALQAGGSTIVVLPCAIEDISLDSWRPSMANLWDMERTLFLSPFPKGFRPTRSSPIIRNRLIASLAHVAVAGQTGLQGGTNHFISEVLSLGTSLHFLKSETDDGALVSALAQLERRGARPFTAEATLDRDLAHMIAIEARGQIEERNRARALPGDLFDGIGGH; from the coding sequence ATGGAAGTCTACATTGCCGACCAGGATACGCTTTCGTCGGACCAGTGGCGACTTCTGGCAGAGGCCCAATCCTCGGCCGGTCTCAAGGGGACTCTGTTCGCCGCCGGCAATCCGAAGCTGCTGACGCAGCCGCTTGTCGGGATTGCCGGCAGTCGGAGTGCGGAAGGCTGGGCTCTGACTGCTCTTGAGGCCCTTGCGGGAAACCTCGCACACGAGGGGCTCGCAGTCGTCAGTGGCGGGGCAAAGGGAACCGACATCGCCGCGCACCGCGGTGCGCTTCAGGCCGGCGGGTCGACGATTGTTGTGCTGCCCTGCGCGATCGAGGACATCTCCCTGGACTCATGGCGTCCCTCGATGGCGAATCTTTGGGACATGGAACGAACGCTTTTCCTCTCGCCTTTCCCGAAGGGTTTCCGCCCAACGCGCAGCAGCCCAATCATTCGCAACCGCCTGATCGCTTCCCTGGCTCACGTCGCCGTGGCGGGGCAGACGGGGCTGCAGGGAGGAACGAATCACTTCATCTCCGAGGTCCTGTCTTTGGGCACATCACTTCACTTCCTGAAGTCCGAGACCGACGATGGGGCGCTTGTCTCTGCGCTTGCTCAACTCGAACGGAGAGGCGCCCGTCCGTTCACTGCGGAAGCAACGCTCGATAGAGACCTCGCGCACATGATTGCAATCGAGGCACGGGGCCAGATTGAGGAACGCAATCGCGCCCGCGCTCTGCCCGGCGATTTGTTTGACGGGATCGGGGGACACTGA
- a CDS encoding S8 family serine peptidase → MHRMLTIAAVGLLAAGTSTVLADSMTPYGESHVNCEALARMSQMPAHPVITDDLYYLVNQLNAKGSRAARQDFARRVQQGVPRDVIRLKGPEQSEIQIYVHLRTKAEPIIKELESMGLEVEAVSPGRPIVQGYADLSVLELLAAHPEVRQISLPNYGTATSGPIESEGDSQQGTVWIRNQENVNGDGVIVGVVSNGLYWDGEGAACDSLFHYDDELPLSPWDNCGQIPTNGWYGGIRIFPNSWISHEVDPDFKDMSMNPFPEGSAIMEVIHDVAPGATMIYADGRTDVYLELARLFMQYNDADIVVENMVYAGAGRYDGSSWISRSATDIARNTNTPFIISAGGSMLPTEDTPTVQADRLPMVVTGLFNPDPRDNRQKVHSWNLEIAEDRDEGLSIRSSCLNEEYGECGRFGPIIATLVWDDFWSDTAPRADDDLDLYLVPRDSLNIGEAVASSRRLQNGDGANPVERLVFEAVDDTPYALVILRKNSHSNARTFFTLVIESGMVEEPAYLTHGVALNNADALPPVITVGHINQDEKLGLGIMPSPDGPGPLLESTGRFLTWFSGQRFLDIVGYSSVSTASSDYYTPNYRAFVGPSAAVSHIAGFAALLRQRYPEMPPQQMRHIFMDTSGVGIGGVTVFPMSVDITPDAYFNQDGSEKFENAPTFLKPEPINIYANLSDELISAYSSVPSERNVPLAEQSESGLLTTAWTSGPGEPLLDLQVPEFRVSEMGLELKPSAGKSWGYWYSPLLEVQTEFEDQPRTTLRTDRLYVAEVRVGTDETDPTAVPDFRLRLTTDTGEESASLVVAGLSPDSEQAPTTIGGKTYRLYYRPSNDAVAQQGVHLAFEVLNIDPSDNQDATIVLRDVKFSELYTDGIGVE, encoded by the coding sequence ATGCATCGAATGTTGACCATAGCCGCTGTAGGCCTTCTGGCTGCCGGCACATCCACCGTCCTGGCGGACTCGATGACTCCCTATGGCGAGTCTCACGTGAACTGCGAAGCCCTGGCTCGGATGAGTCAAATGCCGGCTCATCCCGTCATTACGGATGACTTGTATTATCTGGTCAATCAATTGAATGCCAAAGGCAGTCGTGCGGCTCGGCAGGATTTCGCGCGCCGAGTCCAGCAGGGCGTGCCTCGCGATGTGATTCGTTTGAAGGGGCCGGAACAAAGCGAGATTCAGATCTACGTTCACCTTCGCACAAAGGCCGAACCGATCATCAAAGAACTGGAGAGCATGGGTCTGGAGGTGGAGGCGGTCTCTCCCGGCCGTCCCATCGTCCAGGGATACGCCGACCTGTCCGTGCTTGAGCTTCTTGCGGCGCACCCCGAAGTTCGCCAGATCTCTCTGCCAAACTACGGCACGGCAACCTCCGGTCCCATTGAATCCGAAGGCGATTCCCAGCAGGGCACCGTCTGGATTCGTAATCAGGAAAACGTCAATGGCGACGGCGTGATCGTCGGCGTTGTCTCGAATGGGCTCTACTGGGATGGAGAGGGGGCGGCCTGCGACTCCCTCTTCCACTATGACGACGAGCTTCCTCTCTCCCCGTGGGACAACTGCGGTCAGATCCCCACTAATGGTTGGTACGGCGGCATTCGCATCTTCCCCAATTCCTGGATCAGTCACGAAGTCGATCCCGACTTCAAGGATATGTCGATGAATCCGTTCCCTGAGGGGTCGGCAATCATGGAAGTCATTCATGATGTTGCCCCAGGGGCCACGATGATTTATGCAGATGGACGGACTGACGTCTACCTGGAGCTGGCGCGACTCTTCATGCAATACAACGACGCCGATATCGTCGTCGAGAACATGGTTTATGCCGGTGCGGGGCGCTACGATGGCTCCAGTTGGATCTCCAGATCCGCGACCGATATTGCTCGCAATACGAACACTCCGTTCATCATCAGCGCGGGCGGCTCCATGCTTCCGACGGAGGATACACCGACGGTTCAGGCCGATCGGTTGCCGATGGTTGTAACCGGTCTGTTCAATCCTGATCCGCGTGACAATCGGCAGAAAGTCCATTCGTGGAATCTTGAGATTGCAGAAGACCGCGACGAGGGCCTGAGCATTCGTTCTTCGTGTTTGAACGAGGAGTATGGCGAGTGCGGCCGCTTTGGTCCCATCATCGCCACGTTGGTGTGGGATGATTTCTGGAGCGACACGGCACCTCGGGCGGATGACGACCTCGATCTCTATCTGGTTCCTCGCGACTCTCTGAACATTGGCGAAGCAGTCGCCTCTTCCCGTCGTTTGCAGAATGGCGACGGCGCCAATCCGGTCGAGCGTCTGGTTTTCGAAGCAGTCGACGATACGCCCTACGCTCTTGTGATTCTCCGCAAGAACTCCCATAGTAACGCACGGACTTTCTTCACGCTCGTGATCGAATCGGGCATGGTAGAAGAACCGGCCTACCTGACGCATGGCGTGGCCTTGAACAATGCCGATGCGCTTCCTCCAGTTATCACGGTTGGGCACATCAATCAGGATGAGAAGCTCGGTCTTGGCATCATGCCGTCCCCCGATGGCCCCGGGCCGCTTCTGGAGAGCACTGGCAGATTCCTCACCTGGTTCAGCGGCCAGCGCTTCCTGGATATCGTGGGTTACAGCAGCGTCAGCACCGCATCCTCCGATTACTATACGCCGAATTATCGAGCGTTCGTTGGCCCCTCGGCCGCCGTTTCGCATATCGCCGGCTTCGCGGCACTCCTGCGCCAGCGCTATCCCGAGATGCCTCCGCAGCAGATGCGCCACATCTTCATGGATACCAGTGGCGTTGGGATTGGCGGAGTGACGGTCTTCCCGATGTCTGTTGATATCACTCCAGATGCCTACTTCAACCAGGACGGATCCGAGAAGTTCGAGAATGCTCCAACGTTCCTGAAGCCTGAACCGATCAACATCTACGCAAACCTGAGCGACGAATTGATCAGCGCCTACTCAAGCGTCCCGTCCGAGCGCAATGTACCTCTGGCCGAGCAGTCCGAGTCTGGTCTACTCACCACCGCTTGGACCTCCGGGCCGGGCGAGCCGCTCCTCGATCTGCAAGTGCCTGAGTTCCGCGTCAGCGAGATGGGCCTGGAATTGAAGCCTTCCGCCGGCAAGAGCTGGGGCTACTGGTACAGCCCGCTCCTGGAGGTGCAGACCGAATTTGAGGATCAGCCCCGCACGACCCTTCGGACGGACCGTCTGTATGTGGCCGAGGTTCGTGTCGGTACGGACGAGACCGATCCGACGGCCGTCCCCGACTTCCGTCTGCGTCTGACCACCGACACTGGCGAAGAGTCCGCCTCGCTCGTCGTGGCCGGCCTTTCTCCGGATTCCGAGCAGGCTCCGACGACGATTGGCGGAAAGACCTATCGACTCTACTATCGTCCCTCCAATGATGCGGTCGCCCAGCAGGGCGTACACCTTGCCTTCGAGGTCCTGAACATCGATCCGAGCGACAACCAGGATGCAACGATTGTGCTCCGTGATGTGAAGTTCAGCGAACTCTACACAGACGGGATCGGCGTGGAGTAA